The DNA window CTGCAAATAATCTTTCATTTTGTTTGGTAAAGGCAGTTTCTGGATCAAATCTATCCGCGTGTACTGTCGGATGACAAAGCGGCAAAGATACTGCAGGGAACGGACTTGCATGAACCGCGAGACAGGATTGGTCAAGCGAACGGGGTACGTGGCGGACCCCGGCAGACGGGATCTGGAGTAACAGAACGCGCCGTTTTCAGAGTCTTTTATAGAGTGCTCGATGAGATCTACGATGGAAGTGTGACCTTCTACGTCAGGCTGCTCGTAAAAGCTGAATCTGCCATTCGAATGTTCGATCCTGGTGTGAAGCGTCTTTCCCTGTGACCGAAAGCTCAGGCTCAGGAGATAACGATCGTCTGAACTGTCCCTCACTAAAAACGAGCCGTCTGGAAGGTTGATGAGCTTCTCCTCAGCCTCCCATCGAGTTATAGGTCCCCAGTACCAACCCTGCTTGGCCAGTTTTTTAAGTTCCTCCGTAAGGCTCGTTACAACCATGGGTCCACTGCTTTGGAAAGAATCGTACACCCTGCTAACACCAGGAGCGGAATTGGGGTCAAAGTTCAGGTGGTGCCTCACTCTCTCGACAACATGAGAATCTGCACCACTGAACCCCGAGAGGGTCCTTGGAATATCGTTGTTGGAAAGAGGTGACAGGGAGGGAGAAAATAAAGGTGTGTCAGCTCTGGAGTTGGAAAGGACCATCGCTGGAGTACCAGGAAGGTGTCCGCTCACCGCCTGCTCCATGAGAATGTCCGATGGCATGAGATCATGGTCATCCGGGCCCTGATCGACCACTTCCATTGGCGAGGGACCATCCAAGCAGAAGGACTGGGATGAATTTGGGTACATTCCCTCATCTAAAGGCATTGTGTACTGGATGTAGTCCTGAGGTGTGAGTCCAATAGGCACGTGATCCTCAATGTTCAAACGCAAGTTGCCACTCTGAGCATCCATGTCCTTCAGAGACTCGCTCTGATCCTGGAACAAACCTTCTAACTGGACATCATGGAACTCCTTTCTGATGCCATTAAGGGAGGGACTGGGATTTGGGGAGTGGACCATAGCTTTGACTTTCACCTCCATCTTGATGCAAGCCTCTTCAGAGACAACTGGGCGGAAAGGCCATGGAGAAGGGCTGTAATGATGGCTTCGGAGGGACGAGGATCTTAAGGGCCGCTGGGCTTTGACTTCATTAAAGCTTATCGGGACTGACGAGGAAGAGAACGTGTCATCATCATCTCCAGAGCCCACCGAGGTGGAGCCCCCTTTGACTTTCGCTTTCTGTTTGGTAGATAGTCTCCTCTTTAGAGTGCCCATAAGACTTTCGCTCTTCGATCGGTTCTTATGACCCTTCTCTTCCTCTCCATTAAGATCGCAACCTACCAGCCCTTTGGTGTAACAGCCTCCAAAGAGAGAGTCATCCTTGGTGAACTCGGCCGTTAATGATGGCTGCTGGAGCATGACGAAATCCCCATCTTCTTTGCCCTTTATGCTAAGTGACTTTCTGATCGTCTTCAGACTGATCTTCTTCATCCTTGTACACCCAATCAGGTACAGTCAGTCAGCATGGGACATTCCTATCTGCTGACCAAAGGATGCTAACCAAAGAGTCTGGTCATGTGACTGGGAAATGTCAATCATGTGAACGCCAAAGCCTTCATCATCTGCAAAATGAGAGAGAAGACATCATATAAAAAGTGAAATAACCAAAAGCAAACAGGAGTTCTTAATCTTTTTGATTTATCATGACTTTAAGTCATCTGATATATCAGCcagtatttggatttttttttttcatgtgtggcTAATAGATGTCAAGAATGGGACTTGCATTTTGACCACAGCCAAAGTACAGACATATACGATTCCCATTTTCCATCTTCATTAGGTCACAAGCAAATGCTACAATGCCTTTTGGCATATGTTTTAAATCTGCTGACATTCAGAAAATCTGCATTAGGTACATAAACCTTGCAAATTTGGTTAAATCCAGTTAAGAGTGTAATGCATTGTGTATAGAAAtgtatgtttgtctgtgtgtgatggTTTGTTTGTCCGAACGATCCAAGCTGTGTGAAATGTGGACAGAAGAGATCAGCTGGCACTTGACTTATTGAGGGAGCAACTTTACACTATGCTGAGATAAATCCATTTCCATGCTGTgcactgtatgtaaaatgagCATTGCTTTGATTTTGTGAAATGTGATTCCCGTTCCAGATTATTGAGTGCACTTGTGGTTaatgtttacttcctttttatttcacatctttatattttcagtttctttCTTCCTTAAAAGACCTGAAAATTGATTTCAATATTATCtgataattgtataatttatatgaCCATGAGAACCAAACAAAGCTACAAATACCTACATTTAACTAGATAGccattgccttttttttttttttatgtatccaGTTTGAAATGCCAATTccacaaaataacatttattaataatgtttatattcacaaaaacaccGTTAGTACTTGTTTACTACTGGTTAACACTTTTAACACATTtaacttgcattaaaaaaatatgtgatGTCAAGTTAGGCTGTCAGATGAGTCCATGTGAACATTTCAAACGTGTAACATCATATATTATTGACACGGGTCAATAAAATAtgataatgttacaaaactgtCAGATCTGACATTTGATGTTTATTGACTGACTTGAGTTGTACTATGCTTAAATCAACATCATGATGTGCAATCACGAAGGATAACCAGATTATCCAACATGGGATTATAAATAACATGTTGACATAAAACCAATAGATCAATTTACAAACACGTACTAGACACAAATTAATACCAAAAAGTATAGCTTTTGAATGTATTTACTTAACGTTGATGTACGTATAATTGTTCATGATGTTCAAAAAGAGCAGTTTACTGCAGAACTGACACAggcctttatataaacatttagcTTGATTACGACACTACTGTATCTCAATAACCATAGAGCAACACGGgactaaaaaaatttaaataataataaattataatgttttttttttttcattttgtacgATCAGATCAAACTTTTTCTCGCAAAATGAACAGGCCAATGAACCGATTTAGCTAGCAGGCTACGGGACCTTGTTCGACACAAATAGAGACAGTGTAAATATTAAGGTACATACAACAAATGATGTCCACTTACCACTTTAAAAAGGGTTTAATCCCCATTTCCTGCTTCAGAAAGATCTGGGTTGAACGTGTCTGTAAATCTGACGAAGAGGGTTGCATTTAGCATTAGCGTGCTAATAATAGACTGCTAGCTGCTAAGCTAATCCAGTATCAGCTCCCTCGCACGAACAAGAGCTGCTTAACTACATAAACACCCACTGCTCGTGGTCTGTCATCATCTCATGCACGCGAAATGCCGAGGCTGGTTTTCCTCAGCTGTATTTGCCAGTTTGATGAGAGAAACATTCCTTAAAGTTTCATGACAGCCCCATTTCTCTCTTCCCCTTTTTTGTGCTAGCTAGCCACTTTGGCTACAGTTCGTTTCTCTCCCTCTTCCTTTGTTGACTGTTGCATTATGGGAAAAGACTCTGAAAGGATAACAAGAGGGATGAGGAAGTCTGGACtgggattcatttatttattcattcgtgAAATAAGCAATATAAATACTTAAATTCACAAATGTAGCTCTTATTataattgctctttttgttgtttttgatcgcTTCCACtgctcatctgtaagtcgctttggataaaagcgtctgctaaatgaataaatgtaatgtaaatgtaaatgttgcacAGCAAACAGATATATACTATATAGGTTAATAAtatactatttattatatttttcagttatcattaaactatattattagaaatattatttatgtattatggcAAAGGttgttattttactttactttatacAGCAAATTCTGTGTGCAAGCCATCACATAATATTACTTGACAAGGTTTGAGACTTTGAATGCaagataatatttcatttcttatataaaaatgtaatgaaaaataatgatCTGAAAAGAAAAGTGTTATGTAGCCTATTACATGAAATATGCAAGAGGAGGGTGTCGTTTTTTATTCacgcattcattcattcatttattgtatAAATCTGCTTCAAATCACATATGACTTTGTCAAAGGTTGATCCATTTTTTTCCCTTCatctataatttattaaattgaattcCTACAAATTTTTCAGTCAAATTTATTTATGCTGAAGGCAAAACATTTTTCTTGAGCGCTTTTTAATGAGTGTCAGATTTGTATATATGTACAGAAAGACAGACTGATAGATTAGATAGTTGCAGTTTAACCTGataatatatcattattattattattattattattattattattaaaacttattAAACTCTCAGTTCAGCACAGTGTTTTATTTCACATTAGTATCTTTATATTCTAAAATGGTAGTGGatattaaatatgattaataatgaaaacaaacacagataaagacatacatatatttatattatttttttaaacaaatttaatttacgAATAATTTGTCAGGATCAGGtcgctatcttttttttttctttctaagtgCTACAGTGTTATTTGAGATAAAGCATAAACTTTAAAGTAATTCATTGGTGGTCTAATTAGTGTCAGTATTGTTTTAAAGTGGGTAATTGTGTTTACTGCTGTTGGGCTAATTTGAGCCTTACTCAGAGatgctgtttttttccccccactcTTAAAGTTAAACTGTCAAGTTAATAAAATGCGGTGGTGAACCTGCCGGAGCTCTTTGTGCAGAGACAGCCTCTATGCAAAGATTCTAATTACATGCCCATATTAGAGCTTATCAAGCTGAACCACATTATATCCAGAGAGGAGGAGACAACCTGATTCGTTAAAAGAGCACAGTCATGCTTATAAAGGGTTTTTAGAAGACAAACCAGAATCTTTAAAGATAAACAGGGTTTCTTTACATTGCATGCTTTTTCTGTCTTTTAAATCAGGAGATTATCATTTGTCATATCACATATGTTTCTTTCTATCTTGCATGAAAGCTGCATGAGCCAGAAATTATTTGCACAATATGTCTGCAGCATCTCTCACATTGATTTAGTCCTTCAGCTTGACTGTTTTTGCTAGGGGGGCGGTTGTCAGAGGTCCCTCGGTGCCCACCCTAATATCTTCAACACTTGCAGTGGAGCGGAAGACATGTATTACAGACATGTCAGACAGTGATGGTACCAGTGGGACCACTTGGGTTTTTGTTGTCTGAGATTACTTGGCTAGAGCGTCTCTTGCTCTCTGGTCAGGGGTCATTTATTGGATTGATCATGTTTACCTCTTTAGCGTATGCCCTCTTTTCCTTTCAAGTTAACAAGTGCATGTTCTGGATGCATTAACATGCAGGAAAGGCGATCCGCAAGCTAGTCCTTCAAAATCTCTGCTCGCTCCACATGGAGAGTCCTTAAAGAGTCTGAGAGAGTTTGCATTAATTACACCTGAAACAGCTGGAGCCACACTGAATGTAATGAGTCAGCCATATACAACTCGACCTGAATGTAATTAACGTTTGCAAAGAAAATACCAATAAGATTTATTTAAGCATGTAAAACATGGTTTGCTCATTGTCACTGAGCTGATGCTTTTTTGGGTCATTTGGGTGTAAATGTGCTTTGAAGAACACTGGATGTTTTGTAAACAGTTTGAATTAGTGTCCGTAATGACTAAAAACTGAAGCAATCATCACGTTTTCAGaccatttcaatttttattttgacGTGACACAATGTAGTGGTAATTAAGCAGGAGAGTTATTTACTTTCTTTATAATTAGTCAAAATAATTTTCTTCATTCTGCCAAGAGCTCGCATGAAAACAAGAGGCGGGATTTATCACATGAACCAATAACATTCAATCAAAACTGATCATATCCCTTTACGTTGAGCgggatttcaccaagtacaacatattcctggatcaacatccttgttgatcctggaacaacattccatcaaccaatcagaattgagataatATCTGTTATAGGCTatcaatcagggttaggtgcttctacacccttgttaatcagctatcatttcccactgattttaggaataaattatgggtagggttaggtttagaggtagggattgggttaagtctatatttttgtacaataatgttgatcgaggatcatcaaaagatgttgatccaggaacatgtcttggcaaaatcacggcgaccatcCAATCATAGGGCAGGGGAGGCATTGTCTCCTCTCACATGACTTTCCCCCATTCATTCTCAATTACAACCCAGAAATGTAAAGGCATGCCAAGGGGTCTCTGTTGTAAGTCTATGGACTGAAGGGAGGCAAGCCTCCACTGTAACTTTACACTGTTGGACAGTGTTACTTTATAAAAACAAGTGACTTTTATACTTTCAATGTATATGTGCGACTTAAGTATCGGTTATTTTGCCATCCAGTTTTTTGAAGAGACACTGCCTCccttccctatatatatatatatatatatatatatatatacatatatacttttgcactttaatccgTGTAGTGTAAAACgtgtaactttatatatttttctgtattgctttattgcatttaaatattcagttatttctGTTATAAGAAAAACGTTATTAAACCTTTATACTGTATTATGGCCAAAagaaattttaatattgtgataaaaCCGTTTACCgcgataaaagcattagcaattaatcgcaacaggaaaatttgataccgacatctctctctctctctctctctctctctctctctctctctctctctctctctctctctctctctatatatatatatatatatatatatatatattctgatacCACCCATTCACTGTTGGGCAACCATTGGTAAGCAAGGGAATGACTCAGGGTGAATATTTTCATCAAATATCTTCTTTACTTATCTATTGTGACGAATATACCAAAAACAAATTTTGAAGCAGTCATGTTTATATttgaaaacatatattttgaaTAAGTAGCTAGACAAGACAGTTTGGGGAGTGACTGTGTGTAGTTTATGTTGTAGAACAAATGGTCCAAGCATTTTCAAGCCATGTCTGCCACAGgctttattttactcataaattgaAAAACCCCATTATAAAAGTATAGGAATTAACTGGATTGTTGTTTGCTGATTGCTGTGATCTCATGTGAGTGACAGGATgctggtggggggggggggggggggggcagttgtCCCACTATTGAGTCAGAGCACATATCATCAAAGAAGAGATGGTGTTGTGAGGGGGAGGGgaagttaatgtttttgaataaaaaaaaaagatgtacacAGATAAATTGTCTATAACAAACCCTgtaatattccataaaaaaatatgaaatgtccAATTTCATGGTGACTTGAACAAAGCAAAATCTGCATTTTTCCAGATACCCCCTAGACTAGAAAGTCGAAAGAGTTTTAAAATAACCAAATAAGAAATCGGAGTGTGTACCTGGTCTTTGCGATATCAAATGTGTTTGGGTTATGTTGCATATTGGACTCTTAGTGCGGAATATTCATGATGAGTCCGAGCAGGAGCATGGGTGCAAGCCAGGGCGATAGATTTGGTTCATCAACCAAGCACTTTATCTCACAGTGGGAAAAGATGCAGTGCGATCCCCTCCGTAACACAGGTTCGCATATCAGAAAGAGACAGCCATGTGGAAAATAAAACAGGGAAATCAGTCCAAAGGTCTTCAGGTCAGGGTTGTGCTGAGAGTCATATCAACCAGTCAGACCGCTCAGGGAGGAGACCACAGCACTGTGGTGTTTTAGACAAATAGAGTGATTTGGACAGTGAGGCTTCAGTGTACCAGAGGAGGTGATGAATCATACCGAACCCAGGACACATTCATCTGAAGGTGCAGTCTGTTTCCTCAGGCTGGAATGCTTTGAATGACTGATCTCAGATCTAGGCTGATTACCAGCAGGGTCTATCACAGTGAGCACATGGTGAACATTTAGGTGTTTAAATCATATTTCATGTGCCACATACGGGCCTTTAGTTCTGATATAAAGACGAATGGAAGAGAGGTGAAAGACTCATCCGATGCTATCCAGAAGACCTGTCCAATGAAATCAGCCCAAAATGGTTTGCGTGCTGTTATTGATTCAAGATTGttattaataaagaaatacaGATACACAAGGCATCCGTTTATTTGATGATGACGATCTTGGGATATTCATCAaggacaataaaataaaataataaacatatctTAACAAATATAATTGATTTATATTTCAGAGATTGAAGTAGCAGGAATGGTAAAATGAAAATTGGCTTacaatttactcaccttcaggctGTTTAAgttgaagatgagtttgttttttcatcagaatacttatatcacttgttcaccagtggctcctctgcagtcaatgggtgccgtcagagtcaaACTGTTTATGAAGCATCagaataattcacaagtaatccagaTGACTCCATGCAGTCTATGAAATAAGCTTTAACTTAAAACACTCACTtctttccataataataataataaccataataaaaaataaaaagaagctaTCCactgttgtcctttcacatcacAATCCAACAACAcatttgtttagaacagttttggACAGGctttgcttgtaaatggtgcttgacctgtgcatatttctcttcttaTTCAGACGAGATGACTCTTGCACTGGAGAGAGCAGTATTAGAGTTACTTGTtcaaagttaaaaatgtcttcatgatGGATTTGGTTTTTACAAACacaaagcttttcacttcataagatgtTAATTGACAGACTGCAGTCATGTGTATCACTatggatttttgtgatgtttttaccagTTGTTTgagctctcattctgatggcacccattcactgcagatgaccAGGTGATGTAGTGATAAATCCAATAAAGGAACAAATTCTACATCTGTAGTCTATATCTTGCATGGAAAGACGATGagtgcattttcagcaaattttaatttggaTGTGAACCATTCCTTCAACTAATTGCAATGTATGTACGGTGCTTAGGAACATTCATAAATATATGTGAAGCATTAATTTTAATATCTATCACAGCTTTCTAAAATCATACATCACAGCTTGGTCCTTTGTCACCTATAATCCATAGActattttcaagtaaaaaaatgtgTGCCTGCTGAGCCATCTATCAAAATCTAGAAGTCTTTTAATTATCACTTTGGAGAATCCTACTGTGTTGTCATATGTCACCGTCCAGAGTGTGAAAATCTTAGTCACTACATAAATATAACCTATAAAATCATGTAAAGCTTTGTATAATACTATTCTGAGGTTTCTAGAAAGTTGATGGCATTTGTAATGATGCCTAAAAATTCtttggaaaataaaatgtatttattgtgtgtAAACAGTGTGCTTTATAAAGGTATCAGTGTTGTAATGAACAGTGACATTTCTAGCTAGTGAAAAGATTCACAGTACAAATGCCACCCTGGAAATCAATAAAAGATACCTTGTAGGTCATCAAGTCCTCTAAAACTGTGGAGATCAATATGCACAATCAACAAACATGGTGCACTTTGGTGGCTCTCGACTTTTTTATAGCATGAAGAAAGGCACAAATCCAATGTTGCTGTGAGAATTAACATAAAATGCAAGCGTTAACATAAAATTAAGCTAGGTTTAAATGGACAGTTTATCTGAaagcatttactcaccctcatgtctcaACACAAAAAAGTTGTTCTGTTGAAAGTAAGTTTTGGTAACAGGGTtggaaaaactacagaaaaaccACAACCATTTTTAACCACatgaaaaatgaatagaaaatacaATAGCTCATATAATATTTAGCTCGACTCCCTGAGGCTCACCATGTGAAGGTGTTACTATCAGTTTTATCTCACAATGGTATTAATTGGTATTGAAAACGTTAGTAGCTTAATAAAACTGACCcagttgtaaataaaaaataacataaaaatggaTTGAGTGATCTACAACATTATaccgaaaaaacaaaacaaaaaacaagttaaacaaattaatagCATTATTatgctaaaatgtaaattttctttCATTCAGATAAATTATGTACAGAATACAATAATTgatttatattctttatattgtGCGAAACATATGGTTTTTTCAAGCTGTTGTAAAGCCCAAACAAATCTGCACGAGCTCTTTGACATATACCGGAAGTGCCTGACAGTGGCGCGCTAGTTGAAAACAGACCCGCGACGCTGCCAGTGATGAAGAGGATGTGACGTTTAACTGAAAACCGCCGTTGATCTAAAGCAAATGTAGTCCGTTTTGTTTTCCACCTGAGAGATAAACAACTATGGAGTTATCAGCACTCATAAAGAAGATCGGTAAGACGCTTTGTAAACGAGACAGACGGCTTTTGAGCGTTAAACAACAAACAGCTGATTTTGAAGTAGCC is part of the Carassius gibelio isolate Cgi1373 ecotype wild population from Czech Republic chromosome B24, carGib1.2-hapl.c, whole genome shotgun sequence genome and encodes:
- the LOC128013630 gene encoding suppressor of cytokine signaling 6 — protein: MKKISLKTIRKSLSIKGKEDGDFVMLQQPSLTAEFTKDDSLFGGCYTKGLVGCDLNGEEEKGHKNRSKSESLMGTLKRRLSTKQKAKVKGGSTSVGSGDDDDTFSSSSVPISFNEVKAQRPLRSSSLRSHHYSPSPWPFRPVVSEEACIKMEVKVKAMVHSPNPSPSLNGIRKEFHDVQLEGLFQDQSESLKDMDAQSGNLRLNIEDHVPIGLTPQDYIQYTMPLDEGMYPNSSQSFCLDGPSPMEVVDQGPDDHDLMPSDILMEQAVSGHLPGTPAMVLSNSRADTPLFSPSLSPLSNNDIPRTLSGFSGADSHVVERVRHHLNFDPNSAPGVSRVYDSFQSSGPMVVTSLTEELKKLAKQGWYWGPITRWEAEEKLINLPDGSFLVRDSSDDRYLLSLSFRSQGKTLHTRIEHSNGRFSFYEQPDVEGHTSIVDLIEHSIKDSENGAFCYSRSRLPGSATYPVRLTNPVSRFMQVRSLQYLCRFVIRQYTRIDLIQKLPLPNKMKDYLQEKHY